From the Silene latifolia isolate original U9 population unplaced genomic scaffold, ASM4854445v1 scaffold_158, whole genome shotgun sequence genome, one window contains:
- the LOC141637930 gene encoding nudix hydrolase 2-like: MGTENGIPVLPAVNDDFGGVIVDLKETMDTNFFFDALRASMSRWKQEGKKGVWLKLPIGLAHLIEIAVKEGFWYHHAERDYLMLVYWIPETICTIPANASHRVGIGAIVLTEKRELLVVQENSGRLRGTGIWKVPTGVVDEGEDLCVAAVREVKEETGIDAEFVEVVAFRQTHKSFNDKSDLFFLCFLHPLSFNIQKQDSEIEAAEWMPIDEFAAQPSQKSGLSKHIVDLCLAKLDKEYTGFTPVSVSSSFDNKAAYFYMNTKDLNPSIPATMNKL, encoded by the exons ATGGGTACGGAGAATGGTATCCCGGTGCTTCCCGCCGTCAATGACGACTTTGGAGGTGTCATTGTAGATTTGAAGGAGACTATGGACACAAATTTCTTTTTCGATGCACTTAGAGCCTCTATGTCCCGATGGAAGCAAGAG GGAAAGAAAGGTGTGTGGTTAAAGTTGCCTATTGGTCTTGCACACCTTATTGAAATTGCGGTCAAG GAGGGATTTTGGTACCATCATGCAGAACGTGACTATTTAATGCTAGTTTACTGGATTCCTGAAACTATCTGTACTATCCCTGCAAACGCCTCACATCGTGTTGGAATCGGTGCTATTGTCTTAACGGAGAAACGAGAG CTGCTTGTAGTACAAGAAAATAGTGGCAGGTTACGAGGAACTGGCATCTGGAAGGTCCCTACTGGTGTCGTTGACGAG GGAGAGGATTTATGTGTGGCGGCAGTTAGAGAAGTTAAAGAAGAGACCGGA ATTGATGCAGAATTTGTCGAGGTAGTAGCATTCAG GCAAACCCACAAGTCATTCAATGACAAGTCAGATTTATTCTTTTTGTGCTTCTTGCACCCTCTTTCTTTCAATATTCAGAAGCAAGATTCTGAAATCGAGGCAGCCGAG TGGATGCCGATTGACGAATTTGCAGCTCAACCATCCCAGAAATCTGGTCTTTCCAAGCACATTGTTGATCTGTGTCTTGCCAAGTTGGACAAGGAATATACTGGCTTTACACCAGTTTCTGTATCATCCTCCTTCGACAACAAAGCGGCTTACTTTTATATGAACACTAAAGATTTGAATCCATCAATTCCCGCTACCATGAACAAACTCTGA